The following proteins come from a genomic window of Pseudomonas putida:
- a CDS encoding LysR family transcriptional regulator — protein MDTLQNMRAFSCVAQLGSFTAAAAQLDTTTANVSRAVSNLEAHLQTRLLNRTTRRIALTEAGKRYLMRCEQILTYVEEAEAEASDAHARPAGQLKVHSMTGVGQHFVVDAIARYRETHPDVTFDLTMANRVPDLLDEGYDVSIVLATELPDSGFVSQRLGITYSIVCASPAYIAQHGVAHKPADLLKHACLRMVSPVIPLEKWLFDGPEGQEMVNITSSPFMVNTADAMKTAIRSGMGVGVLPIYSAIEGLRDGSLVRVLPEYRLQELNLYAIYPSRQYLDAKIKTWVEYLRNSLPEILAAHEADLKTHQVLIAN, from the coding sequence ATGGACACCCTGCAAAACATGCGTGCTTTCAGTTGCGTAGCCCAATTAGGCAGCTTCACTGCCGCTGCGGCGCAACTGGATACGACCACCGCGAACGTGTCGCGGGCGGTCTCCAACCTGGAAGCCCATCTGCAAACAAGGCTGCTCAACCGTACCACCCGCCGCATTGCGCTGACCGAAGCCGGCAAGCGCTACCTGATGCGTTGCGAACAGATTCTTACCTACGTCGAAGAAGCCGAGGCCGAAGCCAGCGACGCCCATGCGCGCCCGGCCGGGCAGTTGAAGGTGCATTCGATGACCGGGGTCGGCCAGCACTTTGTGGTCGATGCCATCGCCCGCTACCGCGAAACGCACCCGGACGTGACCTTCGACCTGACCATGGCCAACCGCGTGCCCGACCTGCTCGACGAGGGTTACGACGTCTCCATCGTGCTGGCCACCGAACTGCCCGACTCAGGGTTCGTTTCGCAGCGCCTGGGCATCACCTACAGCATTGTCTGTGCCTCGCCCGCCTACATCGCCCAGCATGGCGTGGCGCACAAGCCTGCCGACCTACTCAAGCACGCCTGCCTGCGCATGGTCAGCCCGGTCATACCGCTGGAGAAATGGCTGTTCGATGGCCCGGAAGGCCAAGAGATGGTCAACATCACCAGTTCGCCGTTCATGGTGAACACCGCCGATGCCATGAAGACTGCGATCCGCAGTGGCATGGGCGTAGGCGTGCTGCCGATCTATTCGGCTATCGAGGGCCTGCGGGACGGTAGCCTGGTAAGGGTGCTGCCCGAATATCGCCTGCAGGAGCTGAACCTGTATGCCATCTATCCATCGCGGCAGTATCTGGATGCCAAGATCAAGACCTGGGTAGAGTACCTGCGCAACTCGCTGCCAGAGATTCTTGCCGCGCATGAGGCAGACCTGAAAACCCATCAGGTGCTGATCGCCAACTAA
- a CDS encoding bifunctional glyoxylate/hydroxypyruvate reductase B (catalyzes the formation of glycolate from glyoxylate and glycerate from hydroxypyruvate), whose product MKKTVLAFSRITPAMAERLQQDFNVILPNPKLGDISAQFNEALPEAHGLIGVGRKLGRVQLEGAARLEVVSSVSVGYDNYDLDYFNERGIALTNTPDVLTESTADLGFSLIMGCARRTAELDAWTKAGNWQATVGPAHFGSDVHGKTLGIVGMGNIGAAVARRGRFGFNMPILYSGNSRKTALEQELGAQFRSLDQLLAEADFVVIVVPLSEATRKLISSRELKLMKPSAFLINIARGPVVDEAALIEALQDGTIRGAGLDVYEKEPLSDSPLFKLPNALTLPHIGSATAETREAMANRAIDNLRAALLGERPRDLVNPQVWKG is encoded by the coding sequence ATGAAAAAGACCGTCCTGGCCTTCAGCCGAATCACCCCGGCCATGGCCGAACGCCTGCAGCAAGACTTCAACGTGATCCTGCCCAACCCCAAGCTCGGCGACATCAGCGCCCAGTTCAACGAAGCCCTGCCCGAAGCCCATGGCCTGATTGGCGTTGGCCGCAAGCTCGGCCGCGTCCAGCTTGAGGGTGCGGCCAGGCTGGAGGTGGTGTCCAGCGTGTCGGTCGGCTATGACAACTACGACCTCGACTACTTCAACGAGCGCGGCATCGCACTGACCAACACGCCTGACGTGCTGACCGAAAGCACCGCCGACCTGGGCTTCTCGCTGATCATGGGCTGCGCCCGCCGCACCGCCGAGCTGGATGCCTGGACCAAGGCCGGCAACTGGCAGGCCACCGTAGGCCCGGCCCACTTCGGCAGTGATGTGCATGGCAAGACCCTGGGTATTGTCGGCATGGGCAACATTGGTGCAGCAGTGGCACGCCGTGGCCGCTTCGGCTTCAACATGCCGATCCTGTACAGCGGCAACAGCCGCAAGACCGCGCTGGAGCAGGAGCTGGGCGCGCAGTTCCGCAGCCTGGATCAGTTGCTGGCCGAAGCCGACTTCGTGGTCATCGTGGTGCCATTGTCCGAAGCCACCCGCAAACTGATCAGCAGCCGAGAGCTGAAGCTGATGAAGCCGAGTGCGTTCCTGATCAACATTGCCCGTGGGCCGGTGGTGGATGAAGCAGCGCTGATCGAGGCGCTACAGGACGGCACCATTCGCGGCGCAGGCCTGGACGTGTACGAGAAAGAACCACTGAGCGATTCGCCGCTGTTCAAGCTGCCCAACGCGCTGACCTTGCCGCACATTGGCTCGGCCACTGCCGAGACCCGTGAGGCCATGGCCAACCGGGCGATCGACAACCTGCGTGCGGCGCTGCTGGGCGAGCGGCCGCGGGACCTGGTGAACCCGCAGGTGTGGAAGGGCTGA